A single genomic interval of Meles meles chromosome 9, mMelMel3.1 paternal haplotype, whole genome shotgun sequence harbors:
- the LOC123950399 gene encoding uncharacterized protein LOC123950399, with protein MGIDSISLEQIWGEAPPLPSNPGARFDDVTRGVPLRVVRLGAGLLAPNSRRWHGLSRCWREDSRGCGRACGARVAHVGRVFCTSALTQAVSAGRCGARSFRESSGRSRGARTPERSSVCLPPAPAAPWWEPSRPQPPGTPFPPGSTASRGASRSHHAGGRPERSQCRSSGLTELRSSRRRAAPRAGPGGRKRLGRLVDTREDRKAEMRPVPCAREATIGTSELATEKGLASTACVGKPSAKGRIALSITLQKALSRAGNVFPPSL; from the exons ATGGGCATAGACAGCATCAGTCTGGAGCAGAT ATGGGGCGAAGCCCCGCCCCTCCCATCAAATCCCGGCGCCCGTTTTGATGATGTCACACGGGGAGTTCCCCTGCGCGTGGTgcggctgggggcggggcttcTGGCTCCGAACTCTCGGCGGTGGCATGGTCTCTCGCGGTGCTGGCGGGAGGACTCCCGAGGGTGTGGCCGGGCCTGCGGCGCTAGGGTGGCTCACGTGGGCAGGGTGTTTTGTACTAGCGCCCTGACTCAGGCGGTCTCCGCCGGTCGGTGCGGCGCGCGGAGTTTCCGGGAGAGTTCGGGCCGGAGCCGCGGCGCCCGCACGCCCGAGAGGTCCTCCGTGTGCCTTCCTCCAGCACCGGCCGCTCCGTGGTGGGAGCCCAGCCGTCCGCAGCCCCCGGGGACGCCTTTCCCACCGGGCAGCACAGCGAGCCGGGGAGCTTCCCGCAGTCACCACGCTGGAGGCCGGCCTGAGCGCAGCCAGTGCCGCAGCTCCGGCCTCACGGAGCTACGCAGTTCTCGCCGGAGagcagccccgagagccgggccggGGGGCAGGAAGCGGTTAGGGCGG CTTGTTGACACTCGGGAAGACAGGAAGGCCGAGATGCGCCCAGTGCCTTGCGCCAGAGAGGCTACCATCGGCACCAGCGAACTCGCCACCGAGAAGGGCCTTGCGAGCACAGCCTGTGTGGGAAAACCTTCAGCCAAGGGCCGCATTGCACTCAGCATCACACTGCAGAAAGCCTTAAGTCGTGCAGGGAATgtgttccctccttccctgtAA